One genomic window of Solanum dulcamara chromosome 10, daSolDulc1.2, whole genome shotgun sequence includes the following:
- the LOC129870394 gene encoding zinc finger CCCH domain-containing protein 49-like produces the protein MAHRLLRDAEADGWERSDFPIICESCLGDSPYVRMTKADYDKECKICTRPFTVFRWRPGRDARYKKSEICQTCSKLKNVCQVCLLDLEYGLPVQVRDTALSINSNDAIPKSDVNREYFAEEHDRRARAGIDYESSYGKVRANDTILKLQRTTPYYKRNRAHVCSFYIRGQCTRGLECPYRHEMPETGELSQQNIKDRYYGVNDPVAMKLLNKAGEMPSLEPPDDASIRTLYVGGVDARISEQDLRDQFYAHGEIESIKMVSQRGCAFVTYTTREGAEKAAEELVNKLVIKGLRLKLLWGRPQAPKPETELSDEVRQQAAVTHSGLLPRAVISQQQNQLPPPPGTQEQPPQPMPYFNIPPMPQQERAYYPSMDPQRMGAVVPSQDGASSSAAGSGPENKIGSEKHPQGQHYAYPPVPPPQGQFYSPYYPPPPYGYMPPPPPPPHYQQYPPPFQAARPPPPPPAGEQAAYQQKPQPAGAAAQQP, from the exons ATGGCGCATAGATTGCTTAGAGATGCAGAAGCAGATGGATGGGAACGATCTGATTTTCCGATTATATGTGAGTCTTGTCTCGGCGATAGTCCTTATGTGCGGATG ACGAAAGCAGATTATGACAAGGAGTGCAAGATATGCACACGACCCTTCACAGTGTTCAGATGGAGGCCTGGTCGGGATGCAAGATACAAAAAATCTGAGATCTGTCAGACCTGCAGCAAGTTGAAGAATGTTTGTCAAGTTTGTCTTTTGGATCTTGAGTATGGTTTGCCTGTTCAGGTCCGAGACACTGCTCTCAGTATCAATTCTAATGATGCAATTCCCAAGAGTGACGTGAATAGAGAATATTTCGCAGAGGAGCATGACCGCAGG GCAAGAGCAGGGATTGATTATGAATCTTCATATGGGAAAGTCCGTGCAAATGACACTATTTTGAAGCTCCAAAGAACAACTCCATACTACAAGAGAAATCGGGCACATGTTTGCAGTTTCTATATACGTGGTCAATGCACACGGGGTTTGGAGTGCCCTTATAGGCATGAGATGCCAGAGACTGGGGAGTTGTCACAACAAAACATCAAGGACCGTTACTATGG AGTTAATGATCCTGTGGCGATGAAGCTACTTAATAAGGCAGGTGAAATGCCTTCACTGGAGCCCCCTGATGACGCGAGCATTAGAACCCTCTATGTGGGTGGTGTTGATGCAAGAATCAGTGAGCAGGACCTTAGGGACCAGTTTTACGCACATGGAGAAATCGAATCTATTAAAATGGTGTCGCAGCGTGGTTGTGCTTTTGTAACCTACACTACAAGAGAAGGTGCAGAGAAGGCGGCTGAGGAACTAGTGAACAAGCTAGTGATAAAAGGCTTGAGACTGAAGCTGCTCTGGGGGAGACCCCAAGCTCCTAAACCAGAGACCGAGCTCTCGGATGAAGTAAGGCAGCAGGCTGCAGTGACTCACAGTGGATTGTTGCCCAGAGCTGTCATATCACAACAGCAGAATCAGCTTCCCCCACCCCCAGGCACTCAGGAACAACCCCCACAACCGATGCCATACTTCAACATTCCGCCAATGCCTCAGCAGGAAAGAGCATATTATCCGTCAATGGATCCTCAAAGGATGGGTGCCGTAGTTCCATCTCAGGATGGAGCTTCTAGTTCAGCTGCAGGGTCAGGGCCTGAAAACAAGATTGGTTCCGAGAAACACCCACAAGGACAACACTATGCATATCCACCGGTGCCTCCACCTCAAGGACAATTTTACTCGCCTTACTATCCACCACCACCCTATGGGTATATGCCGCCACCACCACCGCCTCCCCATTATCAACAGTATCCCCCGCCTTTTCAAGCTGCCAGACCACCTCCCCCACCTCCTGCTGGTGAGCAAGCTGCTTATCAGCAGAAGCCTCAACCAGCAGGAGCTGCGGCACAACAACCTTAA
- the LOC129870089 gene encoding uncharacterized protein LOC129870089 has translation MVVESTSPQTLNSNKKPNKLRSIRFPRLSFLKKTSSNCSKKSKFSCLSIDATSDSSTPEQLSPIKMPDLSPNYMKITTSYDAKKGSNSQRGIGSVDVSSIDSSEFCTQKRDDKIKNRPVMKKIMKNFGSTRSFRRRSSRSITTIKNHNPQNPSSVEFSESSSSPPHYRKSTSCSEGKDCLHDNCESSFDSSDQSRSPRKYSQTLSRTTSMRSVKILINKASFKSKRGTSKCCQIPDKATCSSTIKDSKFKEHVEFHPGQTESDRLSKFKVCSYHHCSLHGGHYDDPSPPVKRVYRRKRLLKTQKSIRAKREFSTVDENTQLSSSLDPSVCGQSSAVEDAGVFDVNVAIEHAGLAEIDFGEKQSSGTEDAGIFDLNKATVYAALDEIAFGKTSSPEQSYKETLNRMSKNSAQEQGSLLTASKCCNCMAQERNDSKDDSVTASAASGLVQERDGTHLLKQDDSVSTSGGDESSKRELSKDASFTITTRPVFDLFNGAKCSIVTESAAKSGNDKSNNRELSKDGSFTITVRPVFDIFYGAQCSNEISSVSASNMQDKDGKADPNEDLDSTSGPVGDSKSKNCPPVEVSEPKKYMNMWSLIRRHMVSDSSAEPETKPANRANDEENQQDGANKLPSAETSDSCSDFAERELIPANEDAESQEIELRKLFTIKLVREAIEKILLPEVQSDNQSVTSESSVDQESFEMNQIQDSKNEEADAGSMSKTPNTEDVGGSKKEITPKEVKNKSEKRAPKHWSNLKKWILLQRFVKEIEKVRKINPRKPRYLQLNPDPEAEKVNLRTQTADERKRGEEWMLDYALQQAISQLAPTQQRKVELLIKAFETVVPPQGENSQIAFSKLRASKENEFVWTACNTGRKAEKVIAGIDRKREENDSSMYKDHDVQQPILRQKADEVTSASNDEDLMEGKSRKEDQEDSSNDSWKETSDAVDGAQDDVGSVVRDRKLELENHDGVISETSNTTQSSTADGENNSLTAMSIRSSTSASDAAMQENVTMEETAKECEKTRKPLRGFSLLLSMSDPKKDDGASKEQAEKRSYISMWHMISQHVLSDVASKVGNELLDGTDDEVEDSNSRPAERKMCNSLQDSSETKDDAETNREDHNPSHHGRSFCRDDAVKLIREAVNEILTTPIQDDSSDTQSVTSDIIPDQELSEAEGEANSSSNSTESLTNLDMKEGGKMLDQETKDPKEERALPLAKNKPETQKSKNWSKLKKLILLKRSIKALERARKFNPRAPQLLPLTPDQEPEKVDLRHQMTDERKKAEKWMLDYAMQHIVTTLTPARKKRVAMLVEAFEAVVPLPEV, from the exons ATGGTAGTTGAATCAACATCACCACAAACATTAAACTCCAACAAGAAACCAAACAAGCTAAGATCTATTAGATTTCCAAGACTGTCTTTCTTGAAAAAAACATCCTCAAATTGCTCAAAAAAATCCAAGTTTTCTTGTCTCTCCATTGATGCAACAAGTGATAGCTCAACCCCAGAGCAACTAAGTCCAATCAAAATGCCAGATTTATCACCAAATTATATGAAGATTACAACTAGCTATGATGCAAAGAAAGGAAGTAATTCTCAG AGAGGTATTGGATCAGTAGATGTAAGTTCAATTGATTCATCTGAATTTTGTACACAAAAAAGAGATGACAAAATCAAGAACAGACCggtaatgaaaaaaataatgaagaattTTGGTAGCACAAGGTCATTTAGAAGGAGGTCATCAAGATCAATAACAACAATCAAGAATCATAATCCTCAAAATCCATCTTCAGTTGAGTTTTCagaatcatcatcatcaccacCACATTACAGAAAATCAACAAGTTGTTCTGAAGGTAAAGATTGTTTACATGATAATTGTGAATCTAGCTTTGATAGTAGTGATCAAAGCAGGAGTCCGCGAAAATATTCGCAGACTCTATCAAGAACAACTAGTATGAGAAGTGTGAAGATTTTGATAAACAAAGCTAGTTTTAAATCAAAAAGGGGTACCTCAAAATGCTGTCAAATTCCTGATAAGGCGACGTGTTCTTCAACTATTAAGGATTCTAAGTTTAAGGAACATGTTGAGTTTCATCCTGGACAAACTGAATCTGATAGGTTGTCTAAGTTCAAAGTTTGTTCATACCATCATTGTTCTCTCCATGGAGGACACTATGATGATCCTTCACCACCGGTTAAACGCGTATATAGGAGGAAAAGATTGTTGAAAACACAAAAGAGCATTAGAGCAAAAAGAGAGTTTAGTACTGTTGATGAAAATACTCAATTGAGCTCCAGTCTTGATCCTTCAGTTTGTGGACAAAGCAGTGCTGTAGAAGATGCTGGTGTTTTCGATGTAAATGTAGCCATTGAACATGCTGGTCTTGCTGAAATTGACTTTGGTGAAAAACAAAGCAGTGGTACAGAAGATGCTGGTATTTTCGATCTAAACAAGGCTACTGTATATGCTGCTCTTGATGAAATTGCCTTCGGTAAAACATCGTCTCCGGAGCAAAGTTACAAGGAGACACTCAACAGAATGAGCAAAAACTCTGCACAAGAGCAGGGCAGCCTACTTACAGCTTCAAAGTGTTGTAATTGTATGGCACAAGAGCGGAATGACTCAAAAGATGACAGTGTTACAGCATCAGCTGCATCCGGTCTCGTGCAGGAGAGAGATGGTACACATCTCCTAAAGCAAGATGATAGTGTCTCTACATCTGGTGGGGATGAAAGTAGCAAAAGAGAACTATCTAAAGATGCATCATTTACCATCACAACGAGACCGGTGTTTGATCTTTTTAATGGAGCAAAATGTAGCATTGTTACAGAATCAGCTGCTAAATCTGGTAACGACAAAAGTAACAACAGAGAACTGTCTAAAGATGGATCATTCACCATCACAGTGAGACcggtgtttgatattttttatggAGCACAATGTAGCAATGAAATCTCTTCTGTTTCAGCTAGCAATATGCAGGACAAGGATGGCAAAGCTGATCCGAATGAGGACCTTGATAGCACATCAGGTCCAGTTGGTGATTCTAAATCCAAGAATTGTCCTCCAGTTGAAGTTTCTGAACCCAAGAAGTATATGAACATGTGGAGTCTGATTCGTAGGCATATGGTCTCGGATTCATCTGCAGAACCTGAGACCAAACCTGCCAATAGAGCTAACGACGAAGAAAATCAACAGGATGGTGCCAACAAATTGCCTTCAGCAGAAACTTCTGACTCATGTTCAGATTTTGCTGAAAGAGAATTGATACCTGCAAATGAGGATGCAGAAAGTCAAGAAATTGAATTGAGGAAGCTTTTCACTATCAAGCTCGTACGAGAAGCAATCGAGAAGATTCTTCTTCCAGAAGTTCAATCTGATAATCAATCAGTTACAAGTGAGTCCAGTGTAGACCAAGAATCCTTTGAAATGAATCAAATCCAAG ACAGCAAGAATGAGGAGGCAGATGCAGGATCCATGTCAAAAACTCCAAATACAGAAGACGTTGGCGGCTCAAAGAAGGAGATAACACCAAAAGAAGTGAAAAACAAATCCGAGAAGAGAGCACCAAAACACTGGAGCAATCTTAAAAAATGGATACTTCTTCAACGATTCGTCAAGGAAATCGAAAAGGTTAGAAAGATTAATCCAAGGAAGCCGCGGTACTTGCAGTTGAATCCTGACCCTGAAGCAGAAAAGGTGAATTTAAGAACTCAAACAGCTGATGAGAGGAAAAGAGGAGAAGAATGGATGCTTGATTATGCGCTTCAGCAGGCGATAAGTCAACTTGCTCCAACTCAGCAAAGAAAAGTGGAACTGCTGATAAAAGCATTTGAAACTGTGGTTCCACCACAAGGCGAAAATAGCCAGATTGCATTTTCTAAGCTCAGAGCTAGCAAGGAGAATGAATTCGTGTGGACAGCATGCAATACGGGGCGTAAGGCAGAGAAAGTTATTGCAGGCATAGACAGAAAGCGTGAAGAAAATGACAGCTCCATGTACAAAGATCATGATGTTCAACAGCCTATACTTAGGCAGAAGGCGGATGAAGTGACAAGCGCTTCAAATGATGAGGATTTGATGGAAGGAAAATCTCGGAAAGAAGATCAGGAAGATAGCTCAAATGATTCTTGGAAAGAAACCTCCGATGCAGTTGATGGAGCACAAGATGATGTGGGGTCAGTTGTGAGAGACAGGAAGTTGGAGCTCGAAAATCATGATGGCGTTATTAGTGAAACATCTAATACAACGCAGAGCTCAACTGCAGATGGCGAAAATAATTCACTGACTGCAATGAGCATCCGGAGTTCAACTTCAGCATCTGATGCAGCAATGCAAGAAAATGTAACTATGGAAGAGACAGCAAAAGAATGTGAGAAAACACGTAAACCTCTTCGTGGATTTTCTCTCTTATTATCAATGTCTGATCCCAAAAAAGACGATGGAGCATCCAAGGAGCAGGCGGAAAAACGGAGTTATATCAGCATGTGGCACATGATATCACAACATGTGCTATCAGACGTTGCATCAAAAGTTGGAAATGAACTACTTGATGGAACTGATGATGAGGTAGAAGACAGCAATAGTAGACCGGCTGAAAGAAAAATGTGCAACTCTCTCCAGGATTCCTCCGAGACAAAGGATGATGCAGAGACAAACAGGGAAGATCATAATCCAAGTCACCATGGCAGAAGTTTCTGCAGAGATGATGCTGTCAAACTCATACGAGAGGCAGTTAACGAGATCCTCACAACGCCAATTCAAGATGATTCATCAGATACACAGTCAGTCACTAGTGACATAATCCCGGACCAGGAACTCTCAGAAGCGGAAGGTGAAGCGAATAGTAGCTCAAATTCTACAGAAAGCTTGACAAATCTTGACATGAAAGAAGGTGGAAAGATGTTGGATCAAGAAACGAAGGATCCGAAAGAAGAGAGAGCACTTCCACTAGCCAAGAACAAACCTGAGACACAAAAGTCCAAGAACTGGAGCAAGCTGAAGAAGCTGATCCTCCTCAAGAGATCAATTAAGGCACTTGAAAGAGCGAGAAAGTTCAACCCCCGAGCACCTCAACTTCTTCCCCTTACACCTGATCAAGAACCAGAAAAAGTGGATTTGAGGCATCAAATGACAGATGAGAGGAAAAAAGCAGAAAAATGGATGCTTGATTATGCAATGCAGCATATAGTCACCACACTTACTCCTGCTAGGAAAAAAAGAGTGGCAATGCTTGTGGAAGCATTTGAAGCAGTTGTTCCTCTCCCAGAAGTATGA